The following are encoded together in the Vigna unguiculata cultivar IT97K-499-35 chromosome 2, ASM411807v1, whole genome shotgun sequence genome:
- the LOC114168676 gene encoding pentatricopeptide repeat-containing protein At5g13770, chloroplastic, translating into MAISCSAEWSLACTNCCRATQHLHAVIPTCHFPSWCTVSPSHPRFFHVNFSASPTPILEEEPSNTPIIHFDVNFAGVQQYSKPEAENLNEFLCGLFEDPKTRELAFDYYQRLKERPEFRPNKSTLRYVIRYLMSLKEWDLILSVSEDFKVYHVLPDRATCSSLIKFCIKRRKFRIADVLLDAFNSDTKVAFLACSSAMGSYNKLHMFRNTVLLYERMKSTGILLDSVGYLHIMEAYSKLNECDKVVQLFHEFKSRKLRTSARYLSQIYGILCESLGKFGRAFEALDYFREMTRKGISEHSIYSTLIYSFASLRKVDVAEELFREAKSKTVIKDPEVYLRLMLMYIDEGLLEKTLEILKAMDDADVKVSDSIICTIVNGFSKKRGFSAAVNVFEDLVSKGYEPGQVTYASVINAYWRLGQCSKAEEVFVEMEQRGFDKCVYAYSSMIVMYGRTGKVGSATRLMAKMKERGCKPNVWIYNSLIDMHGREKDLKQLEKLWREMKRRKVAPDKVTYTTIISAYNKAGEFESCVKVFDEYRMNGGLIDRAMAGIMVGVYTKIGQVDDLVKLLQDMKTEGTRLDQRLYQSAWNAFKDAGLQLQAKWMKESFLVA; encoded by the coding sequence ATGGCCATTTCCTGTTCTGCAGAATGGTCTCTTGCTTGCACAAATTGTTGCAGAGCAACCCAGCACCTGCATGCAGTGATCCCCACGTGCCACTTCCCTTCCTGGTGCACTGTCTCACCTTCTCACCCACGCTTCTTCCATGTCAATTTCTCAGCTTCCCCCACACCCATTTTGGAAGAAGAACCTTCCAACACTCCCATCATTCATTTTGACGTTAACTTTGCTGGTGTTCAACAATATTCCAAGCCAGAAGCTGAGAACTTGAACGAGTTTTTATGTGGGTTGTTTGAGGATCCAAAAACAAGGGAACTTGCGTTTGACTACTACCAAAGGTTGAAAGAGAGGCCAGAGTTTAGGCCTAACAAATCAACACTGAGGTATGTGATCAGGTACTTGATGAGTTTGAAGGAATGGGATTTGATTTTATCAGTTTCAGAAGACTTTAAGGTTTACCATGTATTGCCTGATAGGGCTACTTGCTCTAGCTTGATTAAATTTTGCATTAAGCGTAGGAAATTCAGAATTGCTGATGTTCTGCTCGATGCTTTTAACTCTGATACTAAGGTTGCTTTCTTAGCTTGTAGTTCCGCCATGGGAAGTTATAATAAGCTGCATATGTTTAGGAATACTGTTTTGCTCTATGAACGAATGAAATCCACTGGTATTCTTCTGGATTCTGTAGGTTATCTACACATTATGGAAGCTTACTCTAAGCTTAATGAATGTGACAAAGTGGTTCAGTTGTTTCACGAATTCAAAAGTAGGAAGTTAAGAACTTCAGCCAGATATTTATCTCAAATTTATGGAATTCTATGCGAGTCACTGGGGAAATTTGGAAGGGCTTTTGAAGCACTTGATTACTTCAGAGAGATGACTAGGAAGGGGATTTCTGAACACTCAATTTACTCCACCTTGATCTACTCTTTTGCGAGTTTGCGCAAGGTTGATGTGGCAGAGGAACTTTTCAGAGAAGCTAAAAGCAAAACAGTGATAAAGGACCCTGAGGTGTATCTAAGGCTTATGCTTATGTACATCGATGAAGGTTTGTTGGAGAAGACTTTGGAGATTTTGAAGGCAATGGATGATGCAGATGTGAAGGTTTCTGATAGTATAATATGTACTATTGTGAATGGGTTTAGCAAGAAAAGAGGGTTTTCAGCAGCAGTAAATGTTTTTGAGGATCTAGTTTCGAAGGGCTATGAACCAGGTCAAGTGACCTATGCTTCGGTTATAAATGCATATTGGCGTCTTGGGCAATGCAGCAAAGCAGAGGAGGTGTTTGTGGAAATGGAGCAAAGGGGGTTTGACAAATGTGTTTATGCTTATTCAAGCATGATTGTGATGTATGGGAGAACTGGGAAGGTGGGAAGTGCAACTAGGTTGATGGCTAAGATGAAAGAAAGAGGGTGCAAACCAAATGTGTGGATCTATAACTCCTTGATAGACATGCATGGGAGGGAGAAGGATTTGAAGCAGCTTGAGAAGCTGTGGAGAGAGATGAAGAGAAGAAAGGTGGCACCAGATAAGGTGACTTACACTACCATCATCAGTGCTTATAACAAAGCAGGAGAGTTTGAAAGTTGTGTGAAAGTGTTTGATGAGTACAGAATGAATGGTGGGCTTATTGATAGGGCCATGGCGGGTATAATGGTTGGTGTGTACACGAAAATTGGTCAGGTTGATGATCTGGTGAAACTGTTGCAGGACATGAAAACAGAAGGGACAAGACTGGATCAGAGGCTGTATCAGTCTGCTTGGAATGCTTTTAAGGATGCTGGGTTGCAACTGCAGGCAAAATGGATGAAAGAGAGCTTTCTTGTGGCATAG
- the LOC114173581 gene encoding tobamovirus multiplication protein 3-like: MGNDGVPETMAEVMAVAAVDLTDASNWWNDIDDSPVWQDRIFYTLAVLYGIVATVALVQLARIQLRVPEYGWTTQKVFHFLNFLVNSVRCVVFIFFRNVQRLKPEIVQHILLDVPSLAFFTTYALLVLFWAEIYYQARAVSTDGLKPSFYTINFVVYIIQITLWLILWWKPINGLLILSKMFFAGVSLFAAIGFLLYGGRLFLMLQRFPVESKGRRKKLQEVGYVTTICFLCFLVRCIMMCFNAFNKDANLDVLDHPILNFIYYLVVEIVPSSLVLFILRKLPPKRGITQYHPIR; this comes from the exons ATGGGCAACGACGGCGTGCCGGAGACGATGGCCGAGGTCATGGCCGTGGCGGCGGTTGACCTTACTGACGCCTCCAACTGGTGGAACGACATCGACGACTCTCCGGTGTGGCAGGATCGTATCTTTTACACCCTCGCCGTACTCTACGGTATCGTGGCCACCGTAGCTTTG GTTCAACTGGCTCGGATACAATTGAGAGTGCCGGAGTACGGTTGGACCACTCAGAAGGTCTTTCACTTTCTCAATTTTTTGGTGAATTCGG TTCGGTGTGTAGTTTTCATCTTCTTTAGGAACGTGCAGAGGTTGAAGCCAGAG ATTGTTCAACATATCTTGCTTGATGTGCCCAGTCTTGCTTTCTTTACAACATATGCACTTTTAGTCTTGTTCTGGGCTGAGATTTATTACCAG GCACGTGCTGTATCGACTGATGGACTGAAACCAAGTTTCTACACAATTAATTTTGTGGTTTATATTATTCAG ATTACTTTATGGTTAATATTGTGGTGGAAACCTATCAATGGACTGCTCATTCTTTCTAAGATGTTCTTTGCAG GGGTCTCTTTGTTTGCAGCCATTGGTTTTCTTCTCTATGGTGGAAG ACTGTTCTTAATGCTACAACGCTTTCCCGTTGAATCCAAAGGGCGACGTAAGAAGCTGCAAGAG GTTGGCTATGTGACAACCATATGTTTCTTATGTTTCCTTGTCAGATGCATTATG ATGTGCTTTAATGCATTTAATAAAGATGCGAACCTTGATGTCTTGGATCACCCTATTCTAAACTTCATATATTACCTG GTGGTGGAAATAGTGCCTTCTTCTTTGGTCCTTTTCATCTTGAGGAAGCTTCCACCAAAGCGTGGTATCAcgcaatatcacccaattcgcTGA
- the LOC114174346 gene encoding probable 2-oxoglutarate/Fe(II)-dependent dioxygenase yields MEAETAEIGSHPCVKELAKEALTKVPERYVLPNIDPPILSNTHSLSDQIPVIDLANLFLPQELKAPELENLHLACKQWGFFQVINHGIGMEVVEDVKRGAEELFNLSMEDKKKFWQREGDMEGFGEIISKPKDEPSDWVDGFYILTLPSHHRKPHLFPNLPLPFRENLEVYCKEMRDLAMKLYGVIGESLDIGAMEIKESVGEAGQAIRMNYYPPCPQPENVLGLKPHTDASALTILVQGNEVEGLQVKKDGTWFPVHPLPNAFMVFLGDVLEVVTNGIYKSCEHRAVVNSWKERFTIATFSGPEWNGSIGPAPSLVTPQTPALFKTIGVVDFYKGYLSHEHRASSFINNVLRIHNENIKG; encoded by the exons ATGGAAGCAGAAACAGCAGAGATTGGATCACACCCTTGTGTGAAAGAACTAGCAAAGGAGGCACTAACCAAAGTTCCAGAGAGATATGTTCTTCCAAATATTGACCCTCCAATTTTATCTAACACACACTCTTTGTCTGATCAGATCCCCGTCATTGACCTAGCTAACTTGTTCTTGCCTCAAGAACTCAAGGCTCCTGAATTGGAGAACCTACACCTTGCATGCAAACAATGGGGTTTCTTTCAG GTTATTAATCACGGAATTGGCATGGAAGTGGTGGAAGATGTAAAGAGAGGAGCTGAAGAACTGTTCAATCTTTCAATGGAAGATAAGAAAAAGTTTTGGCAGAGAGAGGGAGATATGGAGGGATTTGGGGAAATAATTTCGAAGCCTAAAGATGAGCCATCGGATTGGGTGGATGGGTTCTACATTTTAACTCTTCCATCTCACCATAGGAAGCCCCACCTATTTCCTAATCTACCACTACCTTTCAG GGAGAATTTAGAAGTTTATTGCAAGGAGATGAGAGACCTTGCCATGAAGTTGTATGGTGTTATTGGTGAATCACTGGACATAGGAGCAATGGAAATTAAAGAGTCAGTAGGGGAAGCAGGACAAGCAATAAGGATGAATTACTATCCTCCATGTCCCCAACCAGAAAATGTCCTTGGCTTAAAACCTCACACTGATGCTTCTGCACTCACCATCCTTGTGCAGGGCAATGAAGTTGAGGGCCTCCAAGTGAAAAAAGATGGAACATGGTTTCCTGTTCATCCCCTCCCAAATGCTTTCATGGTTTTTCTTGGAGATGTTTTAGAG GTGGTGACAAATGGGATATATAAGAGCTGTGAGCATCGAGCAGTGGTAAACTCATGGAAAGAAAGGTTCACTATAGCTACATTCAGTGGTCCTGAATGGAATGGAAGCATAGGTCCAGCACCATCTCTTGTTACTCCACAAACACCAGCATTATTCAAAACAATTGGGGTAGTAGATTTCTACAAAGGGTACCTTTCACATGAGCATCGAGCCAGCTCATTCATAAACAATGTTTTGAGGATCCACAATGAGAACATCAAAGGCTAG